A genome region from Methylobacterium sp. FF17 includes the following:
- a CDS encoding nucleobase:cation symporter-2 family protein, whose amino-acid sequence MEHGPSPSVPAAPARTVPPAALGLLGLQHVLVMYAGAVAVPLIVGRALKLPPEQVAMLVSADLFACGLATLIQSWGLPGIGIRMPVMMGVTFAAVTPMIAMGTSPDLGLTGIYGAVIVAGLFALFAAPLVGRLLPLFPPVVTGTVILVIGISLMRVGVNWAAGGVGNPQYGAPLYLGIALFVLLVILALTRYTRGFVASASVLIGIVAGMAAAGAFGLVDLSRVAAAPWFDVVRPFAFGMPTFDLVASLTLCLVMVVVMIESTGMFLALAEITGETVDEPRLVRGLRADGLGTALGGIFNTFPYTSFSQNIGLVGVTGVRSRWVTVIGGFIMLGLGLIPKLAALVEAVPPCVLGGAGLVMFGMVAATGARILGAVDFAGNRNNLFIVAVSVGFGLIPLVAPNFFRQMPDALHPLLESGILLAALSALALNLFFNGLGSQAGARAEATRLAHAAEA is encoded by the coding sequence GTGGAACACGGCCCTTCCCCCTCCGTTCCGGCGGCGCCGGCCCGCACGGTTCCGCCCGCGGCCCTCGGCCTCCTTGGCCTCCAGCACGTGCTGGTGATGTATGCCGGGGCCGTGGCGGTGCCGCTGATCGTCGGGCGCGCCCTCAAGCTGCCCCCCGAGCAGGTGGCGATGCTGGTCAGCGCCGACCTGTTCGCCTGCGGCCTCGCCACCCTGATCCAGAGCTGGGGCCTGCCCGGCATCGGCATCCGCATGCCGGTGATGATGGGCGTGACCTTCGCGGCGGTGACGCCGATGATCGCCATGGGCACCAGCCCGGATCTCGGGCTCACCGGCATCTACGGCGCCGTCATCGTCGCCGGCCTGTTCGCCCTCTTCGCCGCCCCCCTGGTCGGGCGCCTGCTGCCGCTGTTCCCGCCGGTGGTGACCGGGACGGTCATCCTCGTCATCGGCATCTCACTGATGCGGGTGGGAGTGAACTGGGCGGCGGGCGGGGTCGGTAACCCGCAATACGGGGCGCCGCTCTACCTCGGCATCGCCCTGTTCGTCCTCCTCGTCATCCTCGCCCTGACCCGCTACACGCGGGGCTTCGTGGCCTCGGCCTCCGTGCTCATCGGGATCGTCGCCGGCATGGCGGCGGCAGGCGCCTTCGGCCTCGTGGACCTGTCGCGGGTGGCCGCGGCGCCGTGGTTCGACGTGGTGCGCCCCTTCGCCTTCGGCATGCCGACCTTCGACCTCGTGGCCAGCCTCACCCTCTGCCTGGTCATGGTGGTGGTGATGATCGAATCCACCGGCATGTTCCTGGCGCTCGCCGAGATCACCGGCGAGACCGTGGACGAGCCCCGCCTCGTCAGGGGCCTGCGCGCCGACGGGCTCGGCACCGCGCTCGGCGGCATCTTCAACACCTTTCCCTACACCTCCTTCTCGCAGAACATCGGCCTCGTCGGCGTCACCGGCGTGCGCTCCCGCTGGGTCACGGTCATCGGCGGCTTCATCATGCTCGGCCTCGGGCTCATCCCCAAGCTCGCGGCCCTGGTGGAAGCGGTGCCGCCCTGCGTCCTGGGCGGCGCCGGGCTCGTGATGTTCGGCATGGTGGCGGCCACGGGCGCACGCATCCTCGGGGCCGTGGATTTCGCCGGCAACCGCAACAACCTGTTCATCGTCGCCGTCTCGGTGGGCTTCGGGCTGATTCCCCTGGTGGCGCCGAACTTCTTCCGGCAGATGCCCGACGCCCTGCATCCGCTGCTCGAATCCGGCATCCTGCTCGCGGCCCTGTCGGCGCTCGCCCTGAACCTGTTCTTCAACGGGCTCGGCAGCCAGGCCGGGGCCCGCGCCGAGGCGACCCGCCTCGCCCACGCCGCCGAGGCGTGA
- the pucL gene encoding factor-independent urate hydroxylase, with the protein MALTKARYGKGRVRVLRLARGAERHDVRELSLTVLLEGDFGASWTAGDNRQVIATDSIKNIVNITAARHVEAETEAFVGHVAALFLERYAQVASVSIESLETRWLRRDVQGAPHAHTFTLDGNGQPFVRLVADRGGSVLESGLRGYTLMKTTQSGWEDFVDDAYRTLPDTGDRICATSMDATWTWAAPPADPVATNAAVLDTMITVFATTYSAGVQDSMYRMGEAVLAARPDIAEIHFAMPNKHYIPMNLGAFGIDHGGQVFLPTDEPHGQIEATIGRAD; encoded by the coding sequence ATGGCGCTGACGAAGGCACGCTACGGCAAGGGCCGCGTGCGGGTGCTCCGGCTCGCCCGCGGAGCCGAGCGCCACGACGTGCGCGAACTCTCCCTGACGGTGCTGCTGGAGGGCGATTTCGGAGCCTCCTGGACGGCGGGGGACAACCGGCAGGTCATCGCCACCGACAGCATCAAGAACATCGTCAACATCACCGCCGCCCGGCACGTGGAGGCCGAGACCGAAGCCTTCGTCGGACACGTCGCGGCCCTGTTCCTGGAGCGCTACGCGCAGGTCGCCTCCGTCAGCATCGAGTCCCTGGAAACCCGCTGGCTGCGCCGGGACGTGCAGGGGGCGCCCCACGCCCACACCTTCACCCTCGACGGCAACGGCCAGCCCTTCGTGCGGCTGGTGGCCGACCGGGGCGGCTCGGTGCTGGAATCGGGCCTGCGCGGCTACACCCTGATGAAGACGACGCAATCCGGCTGGGAGGACTTCGTCGACGACGCGTACCGCACCCTGCCCGATACCGGCGACCGCATCTGCGCCACCAGCATGGACGCGACCTGGACCTGGGCCGCGCCGCCCGCCGACCCGGTGGCGACCAACGCGGCGGTGCTCGACACGATGATCACGGTCTTCGCCACCACCTACAGCGCGGGGGTGCAGGACAGCATGTATCGCATGGGCGAAGCGGTGCTCGCCGCCCGGCCCGACATCGCCGAGATCCACTTCGCGATGCCCAACAAGCACTACATCCCGATGAATCTCGGGGCGTTCGGCATCGATCACGGGGGGCAGGTCTTCCTGCCGACCGACGAGCCGCACGGCCAGATCGAGGCCACCATCGGCCGGGCCGACTGA